AGGGGGCAGCCGGTGCTACGGCGCGATGTCGACGCGCGCGGCACCGCCCGGCAGGACGGGGGCGGCCTGCACGGTGCGCTTGGGGGCGGCGGGGGCGACGGCCGGCTTGGCGGGAGCGGCGGGCGCGGCGGCGGGAGCGGCCGGGGCGGCGACCGGGGCGAGAGGCGCCAGCAGCGGCTCGGCCTGCTGGAGCGTGGTCGAGCCGCCGTTGGTCACGACGACCGCCGGGTTGCTGAGGACCCTCGAGACGTTGAGGTCCGAGATGTTGAGGTTGTCGATGAGGTCGAGCAGCGGGTCCGCCTGCGCGGGGGCGCCACCGGCCAGCAGGACTACGCCGGCGAGGGCGCCGACCGCGGAGAATCGATTGATCTTCATGCCGGGGGAAACGTCCGGACGCCGCCCCCGGTCACCGCTCCCGCACGCCCGTCGCCCGTTCGGCCCTGCCGATCCCCCCGTCTGGCCCGCGCATCCGGACCGGCGTGCGACGAGCCCCCACCCTGCGGGTGAAACCGCAGGTAGGGGGCTCGTTCGCGCGTGTGGGCTACTTCCCGGCCCGCTCCTTGACCCGCGGCGTCACCTCTTGAGCGCGCGGTACCTCTTGAGGAGCGCGGTGATCTTCGCGTGGTCGGCCCCGCCGTTCAGCTCGGTCAGCAGGTCGTCCGGACAGAGCTCGTAGTGGTCGCCCCACCAGTGCCGCCCCTTGTTGTCCCAGATCCGGTAGCCCCCGGGCACTCCCCTGGCCACGTACCGCCTTCTGCTCACGTGCGTCCGCCCTCCGTCCGTCGCCGTGCGGGGTCAGTCCTGGAGGAAGTACCCGCTCACGTCGGCGATCACGTCCACGGAGCCCGCGTGGTTGTAGATGGTCACCGCGTCGGCCCACTTGTTCAGCCCGCAGTAGTTCAGCGCGGGAACCTGGCCGGTCACCGCGTTCGCGATGGTCTGCCCGGCGGTGAAGTTGAGGTTCGAGTACTGCGGCCACATGCCCTGGTAGCGGTCGCAGCCCGAGCTGGGGTGCGCCGACAGGTGGCTGGCGGCCGTGCCGCCGGTCGCGGTGACGTTCATGGTCACGCCGGTGACACCGAACGGCGGGATGCCGAACTTCCACGAGTTGGGCTGGATGTCCAGCTCGTCGTGCTCGCCGAGCGGCGTGCCCGGGGCCTCCCGGGTGTCCAGCACGCGGGTGGGCCCGGTCGGGACGAACTTCGAGCCGGTGGCGGAGTAGTAGCCGCTGATGTCGGCGACCAGGTCGACCGTCCCGGCGAAGTTGTAGAGGTCGACCGTGCCGTCGGCTCCGACCGGGACCGTGACCTGGTTGGGGACGGTCTGCCCGGCGGTGAAGTTGAGGTTGGAGGCCGTCGGCCGGGTGGTGCCGTGCGGGTAGGCGGTGACGTAGCTGCCCGCGGTCGGGTTGGTGGCCGTCACGTTCAGGGTCACCGCCTTGGCCTCGGGGTAGCTCTTGGCGACGTCCAGGTTGATGGTCCCGCCCGCCCCGACCGGTCCGAACGGCCGCGTCGGGGTGGTCGGGTTGAGCCAGGGGTCGCGGGTGTCCAGCAGCCGCTTCGGGCTGACGCCGGTGAAGCGCTGCCCGCTGTCCCCGGCCAGGTAGTAGCCGCTGATGTCGGCGATCAGGTCGACGGTCCCGGCGAAGTTGTAGAGGTTGACCGTGCCGTCGGCTCCGACCGGGACGGTGACCTGGTTGGGAGTGGTCTGCCCGGCGGTGAAGTTGATGTTGGAGGCGGTCGGCCGGAAGGTGCCGTGCGCGTGGGCGGTGACGTAGCTGCCCGCGGTCGCGTTGGTGGCCGTCACGTTCAGGACCACCGCGGTGACGCCCTCGGCGGGTACGCCGGCCCGGCCCGCGATCCGCACGTTGGCCGTCTCGCCGGCACCGATCTTGGCCGCCGGTGCGCCGGCGCCGCTGCGGGTGTCCAGCAGTCGGGTGGGCGTCACCGGCACGAAGGTGCCGGGGGTGCCGAAGGTGACCGGCTTGGTGCCCGCGCGGCCGAAGTAGTCGAACGACATCGGCATCGGGGCGGGGTCGTAGCCGGGACCGGTGGCCTTGATCTCGGCCTTCAGTACGACGTCCCGCTCCCGGGGCGCGCCGGACAACTGGAGGAACACCCCGGAGCAGTTGGTGGTGCAGGCCGGGATCGTCAGCGTCAGCGCGCCGTCCGGGGTGACCGTCCAGTGGTGCACGGTCCAGTCGTCGCCCCACTCGGTGGCTTCGTAGTTGGTGCGGACCTGCAGCATCCGGGCCAGCTGCTGCGGGGAGTACCCCGAAGCCGCCACCGACTCGGCGGCGAGCGTCAGTTGCAGGTCAGTGGCGGTCCAGGTCGTGCCGCTGTCGGGGATGCTGAAGTTGATCCAGCAGCCGGAGCCGGCGTCCTCGCCGCCCGGCACGGTCACCGGCTTCTCCGCCGGATCGAAGAGGCTGCCGCCCGAACCGTTCGTACAGAAGTTCCAGAGCTTGGGCAGCTGCTGGGTGTCGGCCAGTGCGCTCTGGAACGGCAGCAGGCCGGAGAGCAGCAGTGCCCCGGCCGTCGCGGCCAGGGCACGGTTGGTCGTTCGCATGTGGATTCCCCCGAGTCCGAGACCGGCTCCCCCTGAACCGATCTTCACAAAATCCTATGCGATCACCTCGCCGTGGCCCGGCGCAAACGAAAACCCCTGACCTGCACCATGTGTGCAGGTCAGGGGCATGATCGCTGCTGCTACTTCTTCTTGCCCTGGTTCTTGACGGCCTCGATGGCGGCCGCGGCGGCGTCCGGGTCGAGGTAGGTGCCGCCCGGGTTGAGGGGCTTGAAGGCGGCGTCCAGGTCGTAGACGAGCGGGATGCCGGTCGGGATGTTCAGGCCCGTGATGTCGGCGTCGGAGATGCCGTCGAGGTGCTTGACCAGGCCGCGCAGGGAGTTGCCGTGCGCGGCGACCAGGACCGTGCGGCCGGTCAGCAGGTCCGGGACGATGCCGTCGTACCAGTACGGCAGCATGCGCTCGACGACGTCCTTGAGGCACTCGGTGCGCGGACGCAGCTCGTTCGGGATCGACGCGTAGCGCGGGTCCTCGGACTGCGAGAACTCCGTACCGTCCTCGAGTACCGGCGGCGGGGTGTCGTACGAGCGGCGCCACAGCATGAACTGCTCCTCGCCGAACTCGGCGAGGGTCTGCGCCTTGTCCTTGCCCTGGAGCGCACCGTAGTGGCGCTCGTTCAGGCGCCAGGAGCGGTGCACCGGGATCCAGTGGCGGTCCGCGGACTCCAGGGCGAGCTGCGCGGTGCGGATCGCGCGCTTCTGCAGGGAGGTGTGCAGGACATCGGGCAGCAGGCCGGCGTCCTTCAGCAGCTCACCGCCGCGGATCGCCTCCTTCTCGCCCTTTTCGGTGAGGTTGACGTCCACCCAGCCGGTGAACAGGTTCTTCGCGTTCCAGTCGCTCTCGCCGTGGCGGAGGAGGATCAGCTTGTACGGTGCGTCGGCCATGCGTACGAGCCTAATGGAAGTGCGAGGGCGCCCGCGCGCGGTCCTCGGTGGCGCCGATTGACGGTCCGCGTCAATTGGGTAGCGCCCGGAGGCGGCCGCTCGTAATGTGCGTCAAGGTCAAGTGACGCTTACACCTCCGGGGGGATTCCTTATGTCCGTTGCGAGCATGAGACGGGCCGCCCGGGAGAGCGTGTCGGGGCTGCCGACGGCGTTCTGGTGGCTTTGGGCGAGCACCCTGGTCAACCGGCTCGGGGCCTTCGTCGCCACCTTCATGACCTTGTACCTGACCCTGGACAGGGGCTACTCGGCCTCCTTCGCGGGACTTGTGGTCGCCCTCCACGGGCTCGGCGGGGTCATTTCGTCACTGGTCGCCGGTGTCATGACCGACCGGCTCGGGCGGCGGCCGACGCTGCTCGCGGCGAACGTCGCGACCGCGCTCTCGGTGGCGCTGCTGGGCTTCATGGAGCACCCGGCGGCCATCGCCGCGGTGGCTCTGCTGGTCGGCATGGCCTCGAACGCGTCGCGGCCCGCGGTGCAGGCGATGATGGCGGACATCGTGCGTCCCGAGGACCGGGTGCGGGCCTTCGCGCTGAACTACTGGGCGATCAACCTGGGCTTCGCCGTCTCCGCGACCGTCGCCGGTTTCATCGCCGAGTACAGCTACCTCGCCGGCTTCCTGGGCGAGGCGGCGCTGACGCTGGTCTGCGCGGTCCTCGTGTTCCTGAAGCTTCCCGAGTCGCGGCCCGAGAAGGGCGCCGCGGGTTCGGCGGCCGGGGAGCCGGAGATCGGGCTGGGCACGGTGCTGCGCGACGGGCGGTTCATGGGGGTCGTGGGGCTGTCGTTCCTGATCTCGCTGATCTTCATGCAGGGCTCCTTCGGCCTGCCGCTGGCGATGGGGTCCGCGGGCTTCTCCAGCGCCGACTACGGCCTGGTCGCCGCGGTGAACGGCGTGATGATCGTGGTGCTGCAGATCCCGGTCACCCGGTTCATCGAGCACCGGGACCCGCAGAAGCTGCTGGTGATCTCGGCGCTGCTGGCCGGGTACGGGTTCGGGCTCACGGCCTTCGGCGGATCCGTCGGGGCGCTCGCGCTGACGGTGTGCGTGTGGACGCTGGCCGAGATCATCAACTCGCCGACCCAGATGAGCCTGGTCGTGCGGCTGTCCCCGCTGCACGGGCGGGGCCGCTACCAGGGCATGTACACGATGTCGTGGGCCGTGGCCTCGCTCGTCGCCCCGCTGCTGGCCGGCGCGGTCATCGACCGGCACGGGGCGGAGTGGCTGTGGGGGACGACGGCGGTGCTGGGCACGGTCGCGGGGCTCGGGTACTGGATGCTCATGCGCAGTCTCGCCGAGGGTGACCCGGGTACGGGTACGGACGCGGCTGCGGCCGCGGGCCCCGCCGCACCGAAGGCCGTACCGCTTCCGACCGCCACCGAGGCGTAGCGCGGCTCCGCTGCCGGGACGCCGCAGCCGCGGGTCAGGACGGCTGCGTCAGGTGCTTGAAGGCGTCGAGGTTGTAGGTCGGTTCGCCGCGGGAGACGCGCCACTCGTACTCGCGGCGGATCGCGCTCGCGAAGCCCAGCTCCAGCAGGGTGTTGAAGGCGCCGTCGGCCCCCTCCAGGACGGTGCCGAGCAGCCGGTCCAGATCCTCCGGGTTCACCACCGAGAGGGGCAGCCGGCCGGTGAGGTAGACGTCCCCGAGGCGGTCGACGGCGTAGCTCAGGCCGTACAGCTTGAGGTTGCGCTCCAGCAGCCAGCGGTGGACGCCGGCCTCGTTCTCGTCGGGGTGGCGGATCACGAAGGCGTTCACCGACAGGGAGTGCCGGCCGATCCGCAGCGAGCAGGTGGTGCTCAGCTTGCGGGTGCCGGGGAGCTGGACGACGTACGAGCCCGGCTCGGGGCTCTCCCACGACAGTCCGGCCTCGGTCAGGGCGCTCTCGATGATCGCGGCGGTGTCAGCCATGGTGGGAGCGTACGCGACGGCGGTGATCGTGCATCGCTGCCGTGTACACGTCGGCCGTGGCGCTCGCGGCGGTGTCCCAGCCGAAGAACTGCGCGTGCCGTGCGGCCTGCGCGCCCATCCGGTCGGTGAGCTCCGGCTCGTCGATGAAGCGCCGCAGCTCCCGCGCGTAGTCCACCGGGTCGTGTCCGGGTACGAGGATCCCCGTCGCCCCGTCGTTGACGGCGACGGGCAGTCCGCCGACCTCGGCGGCCAGTACCGGCGTGCCGGTGGCCTGGGCCTCGATGGCGACGAGCCCGAAGGACTCGCTGTACGAGGGCATGACCAGCACGGACGCGGCCCGGAACCAGTCGGCGAGCCCGTCCTGCGCGACGGGCGGGTGGAAGTGCACGAGGTCGGTGATGCCGAGCTTCGCGGCGAGCTTCTGCAGCCCCTCCGGCTTGGCCAGTCCGCTTCCGCTGGGGCCGCCGACGACGGGGACGAAGAGCCGGCGGCGAAGCGAGGGGTCCTGGTCGACGAGGACGGCGACGGCGCGCAGCAGGATGTCGGGGGCCTTCAGGGGCTGGATGCGTCCGGCGAAGAGCGGGATGACGGCGTCCTGCGGCAGGCCGAGGCGGGCGCGGGCGGCGGCGCGGCCGTCGGCGACGGTGAAGCGGTCGAGGTTCACGCCGGGGTGGACGACGGCCACCTTGGAGGGGTCGGCCTCGTAGTGCCGTACGAGCTCGTCGGCCTCTTCGGCGGTGTTCGCGATGAGGCGGTCGGCGGCGGCCACGATCTGGGTCTCGCCGATGACGCGGGCGGCGGGCTCGGGCGTGTCACCCTCGGCGAGCGCGGCGTTCTTGACCTTGGCCATGGTGTGCATGGCGTGTACGAGGGGGACGCCCCAGCGTTCGGCGGCAAGCCAGCCCACGTGGCCGGAGAGCCAGTAGTGGGAGTGGACGAGGTCGTAGTAGCCGGGGCGGTGGCCGGCCCAGGCCTGCATGACGCCGTGGGTGAAGGCGCACAGCTGGGCCGGGAGCTCCTCCTTGGCGAGGCCTTCGTACGGTCCCGCGTCCACGTGCCGTACGAGGACCCCGGGCGCGAGCTCGACGACGGGCGGCAGCCCGCCGGTGGTGGCCCGGGTGAAGATCTCGACCTCGATGTTGATCGCGGCGAGGCGGCGGGCCAGCTCCACGATGTACACGTTCATCCCGCCGGCGTCGCCGGTGCCGGGCTGGTGGAGCGGCGAGGTGTGCACGCTGAGCATGGCGACGCGGCGCGGCTTGCGGTGACCGCCGACGGCGGCCGGCAGGCGCAGCCTCGGCGGCTCGTGGCGGGTCGCGCGGGCGGCGGCCAGGCGGCCGCCGATACTGCCGCCGATGCGGGACACGTACTGGCTCAAGGGAGCAGTTCCTCTCGCTCGGACGACGACGCTCGGACGGACCCGTTCGGGTGGCGGGCATGCGGACGGGGGCGCGCGGGGCGCCCTGCTAAGGAGTGCAACCCGGATGGCGGTCCCCCGCATTCCGGGATGGTCCGGGATTCCGCAATTTTTCTTGCGGGAGGCACGGTTTTCCTGCGGCGCGGACCCTCCGCTTACCCTCGGCGCATGGTCTCCCGCAACACCCCGTCCCCTTCCGCCAGCCGGTCTACCGGCCGCCCCGTGGGCTCGGTGACGCGCGGGACGACCAACCCGAACCGGTTGCGCCGCATGGACCGCTGGATCGCGGCCACCCACGGGGCCGCGCTGCGCCGGGCCGAAGCTCCGGTCGCGGTGGACCTCGGCTACGGGGCCGCGCCCTGGACGGCGGTCGAGCTGCTGGCGCGACTGCGGGAGGCGGCGCCCCGGGTGCGGGTGGTCGGCATCGAGATCGAGCCGGCGCGGGTCGCGGGCGCGAAGCCGTACGAGCGGGAGGGGCTGAGCTTCCGGCACGGCGGCTTCGAGGTGCCGCTGGACGGCACGGCCGGGGATCCGGTGGGCCACGCGGCGCTGATCCGTGCGGCGAACGTGCTGCGCCAGTACGACGAGGAGCAGGTCGAGCAGGTGTGGGGGCGGCTGTGCGCGCGCCTCGCCCCGGGCGGGCTGCTGGTGGAGGGCACCTGCGACGAGATCGGGCGGCGGCACGTGTGGGTGGCGCTGGGCCCGGAGGGGCCGCGCACGGTGACGTTCGCGACGCGGCTGGGCTCCCTGGAGCGTCCCTCGGACCTCGCCGAGCGGCTGCCGAAGGCGCTGATCCACCGGAACGTGCCGGGTGAGCCGGTGCACGCGTTCCTGCGGGACTTCGACCGGGCGTGGGCGGCGGCGGCCCCGTACGCCTCCTACGGGGCGCGGCAGCGCTGGATCCGGACGGCGCGCGCCCTGGCGGGCGACTGGCCGCTGGCGGACGGTCCGGGGCGGTGGCGGCAGGGGGAACTGACGGTGCGCTGGGAGGCGCTGCGCCCGGTGGGGTGAATACGGCGGGCCGGGGAACCGGTGGCCCGAGTGGCCCGTTGAGTCGTGCGGGGTGGGGCGTTGAAATGGATCCGCGGGGCGGCCGGCTGACGGTCGTTCGGCCGGACCGGCGGCCATGGCGGCACGGGGCGGCCCAGGCGGCACGGGCAAGATCGGAAGACATCCACAAGGGTGTTGGATTTCATCTACTCGTGGCACCATCCCGGATGGCAGTAACAAGTTACTGATGGATAGTCAGTTAATGACGCCTGGGGGGACCATGGGGGCCGTGAGGCAAAGGCGGGGCGCGAGCGCTCTCGTACTGCTCTGCGCGATGGCGATACTGACGGCGCCGGGCCTTGCGACGGGCACCGCCTACGCGGAACCGGCCGCGCCGGCGGCGCCGGCCGCCCCCGCGGCGCCGGAGCCGGGCGCCAAGTCCCTGGAGCAGGTCCACAAGGAGATAGAGGGCCTGTACCACCAGGCGGGCGCCGCCACGGAGGCCTACAACCAGGCCGAGGCCGAGACCAAGGCCCAGTCGGACAAGATCGTCGAGCTGGCCAACCTGATCGTGGCCGGGCAGGCGCGGATCGACACCCTCAAGAGCCGCGCCGGCGCCGCCGCCCGCGCCCAGTACCGCTCGGGCGGCCTGTCCCCCGGCGCGCAGCTGGCCTTGAGCGAGGACCCGGGCCAGTTCCTCGACGGGGCCAAGCGGTTGCGCCAGGGCGAGAAGGCCACCTCGGACATGCTCTCGGAACTGGACCGCACCCAGCACGACTTGCAGCGCTACGCGGCGGACGCGAGCGCGCGCTGGGCGATCCTGGAGGCCAACCGGGTCAAGCAGGAAGCCGCCAAGAAGGAGATCGAGGCGAAGATCAAGGCGGCGGAGGAACTGGAGAACAAGCTCCAGGCCGAGGAGAAGGCCCGGCTGATCCAGCTGGAGCAGGAAGCCCAGTACAAGGCGCAGACGGCGTGGCTGTCGACGGGCGCGATGAAGGACGTCAGCGGCACCGCGACGGACGCCGGACAGCGGGCCGTGCAGTTCGCCACCGCCCAGATCGGCAAGCCGTATGTCTGGGGCGCCGTGGGCCCGGGCTCGTACGACTGCTCGGGGCTGACCTCGCAGGCCTGGCGGGCGGCGGGCAAGGGCATCCCGCGCACCTCGCAGGAGCAGCTGCGGCTGCTGCCGAAGGTCGCGGTCAAGGACATGCGCCCGGGCGATCTGATCATCTACTTCGACGACGCGACCCACGTCGGGATGTACATCGGCGACGGCGCGATGGTCCACGCCCCGCGCCCCGGCCGCAACGTCACGATCGCGGGCGCGGGCTCCATGCCGATCAAGGCCGTGGTCCGGCCGGACGCGTAGCCCCTGCGGGGTTGCTCGGCGTGTGGGTCGGGGTCCTGGGTGCGGCGCCGCTGCCGGGGCTCCGCCCCGGACCCTCTCCCCCAGCTACCGCTGGGAGGTGCCCCCACCAGACTCCGTCCGGGGGGACCCCCACGCCTCAAACGCCGGCGAGGCTGGTTCTTCCCCGGGATCTGGCCTGGCAGGCAACCGTTCGGCCGCCCTTTGCGTCTCGCCAGGCGGGACGGAACATGGCCCCGCCGTGACGTTTGTCATCCAGTTGGGCCGAATTTCCCCCGCGATAACGGCATATGCCGGAGGCCCTGATCCACAGCGGCATTCCGCTTGCCCGGCCCGGCCGCTAGGGTCTGCCGGACGAGCGCACCCTCGGGGGGAGGGAAGGAACCGGAGACGATGCCCGTACCCGTACCGCGGCAGAGGGACACCCCGGCCACGGAGAGCGGTCAGGCCGTTCTGAACGGCGCGGCGGCACCCGCTGCCGCACCCGCCGCCACCGGCGTCGCACAGGCGACCCCGCACACCACCCCGCACACGACTCCGCTGACCCTCCTCGTCATCGAGGACGACCCGGCCGGCGGGCTCACGGTCCCCGAGATCCTCGACGCCGACGGGCACCGCATCCGGCTCCGCAGCGCCCGCAACCTCGTCGAGGCCGAGCGGCTGCTCACGCCCGACGTGCACTGCATCCTGCTCGACCTGTCCCTCCCGGAGACGGGCACCCGCGCGCCCGCCGCGAACGGCGCCGCCACCGTGGCCGTCGACCGGCTGACGACCCTCCGCCAGGTGCTCCGCCTCGCCCCCCGGCACGCCGTGCTCGTCCTCACCTCCGAGGCGGACGCCGAGCGCGCCGCCGAGGCCGTCCGGGTCGGCGCCCAGGACTTCCTCTTCCGCGACGAGCTGGACGGCCGACTGCTGAGCCGCGCCATCCGCTACGCGGTGGAGAGAAAACGGGCGGACATCGCCCAGTACAAGCTCGCAGAATCGAAACTGCGCGCCCAGGAGAACGCCCGCCTGGAGCGCGGCCTGCTGCCCACGCCCCTCCTCGAAGGCTCCGACCTCCGCTTCGCCGCCCGCTACCGCCCCGGCCGCAGCCGGGCCCTGCTCGGCGGCGACTTCTACGACACCGTCCGCACCCCGGACGGCACCGTCCACGCCATGATCGGAGACGTCTGCGGCCACGGCCCCGACGAAGCCGCCCTCGGCGTCGAGCTCCGCATCGCGTGGCGCGCCCTGACCCTGGCCGGGCTGTGCGGCGACGACCTGCTGGCCACCCTCCAGGAGGTCCTGGAGGTGGAGCGCCCCTGCGAGGAGATCTTCGCGACGCTCTGCACCGTCGACATCTCCCCGGACGGCCGCCGCGCGGGCCTCTGCCTGGCCGGCCACCCGGCGCCGCTGATCTCCAGGCCGGGCCGACCCGCGCGCCTGCTCCCGTACGAGAACAGCGGCCCGGCACTCGGACTGCTGCCGCGCGCCCGCTGGCCCCGCCGGCAGGTCGAGCTCGGCGGCACGTGGAGCCTGATGCTCTACACGGACGGCCTGATCGAGGGCAAAATCGGCGAGGGCAAGGAGCGCCTCGGCCAGGACGGCATGGTCGAGATGATCAACCGGCACCTGGACCGCGGCCTGAGCGGCGAGGGCCTGCTGGAGGCCTCCGTCACCGAGGCCCGCCGGCTCAACGGCGGCGAGCTCACCGACGACGTGGCCGTGGTCCTGCTCTCACGCGCCGAGGGCTGACGGGCTGGTGGGCTGACGGGCGCTTGACCGCCCGCGGCGGGCTACCGCGCGGCGGACTACCGCCCGCCGTTGTAGGGCCCGTACGGCCCGTCGCTGCTGCTGCCACCGCTGCGCCGGCCGCCGCCCGAGACCTGCTTGAGGGCGGGACGGACGTCGACGAAGAACACGATGGTCGCGACCAGGCCCGCGATCTGCAGGAACAGCATCCCGAGGAAGGCGTCCACGACGACGGTGATGCCGAGGATGACCAGCCAGAAGGTCTTGGTCTGCTTCCCGGCGGCCCGATAGGCGTCCTCGCGCGCCGTCAGCGCGACCACGAAGGCCAC
This genomic window from Streptomyces sp. NBC_01351 contains:
- a CDS encoding phosphoglyceromutase; the protein is MADAPYKLILLRHGESDWNAKNLFTGWVDVNLTEKGEKEAIRGGELLKDAGLLPDVLHTSLQKRAIRTAQLALESADRHWIPVHRSWRLNERHYGALQGKDKAQTLAEFGEEQFMLWRRSYDTPPPVLEDGTEFSQSEDPRYASIPNELRPRTECLKDVVERMLPYWYDGIVPDLLTGRTVLVAAHGNSLRGLVKHLDGISDADITGLNIPTGIPLVYDLDAAFKPLNPGGTYLDPDAAAAAIEAVKNQGKKK
- a CDS encoding MDR family MFS transporter; translated protein: MSVASMRRAARESVSGLPTAFWWLWASTLVNRLGAFVATFMTLYLTLDRGYSASFAGLVVALHGLGGVISSLVAGVMTDRLGRRPTLLAANVATALSVALLGFMEHPAAIAAVALLVGMASNASRPAVQAMMADIVRPEDRVRAFALNYWAINLGFAVSATVAGFIAEYSYLAGFLGEAALTLVCAVLVFLKLPESRPEKGAAGSAAGEPEIGLGTVLRDGRFMGVVGLSFLISLIFMQGSFGLPLAMGSAGFSSADYGLVAAVNGVMIVVLQIPVTRFIEHRDPQKLLVISALLAGYGFGLTAFGGSVGALALTVCVWTLAEIINSPTQMSLVVRLSPLHGRGRYQGMYTMSWAVASLVAPLLAGAVIDRHGAEWLWGTTAVLGTVAGLGYWMLMRSLAEGDPGTGTDAAAAAGPAAPKAVPLPTATEA
- a CDS encoding YbjN domain-containing protein; protein product: MADTAAIIESALTEAGLSWESPEPGSYVVQLPGTRKLSTTCSLRIGRHSLSVNAFVIRHPDENEAGVHRWLLERNLKLYGLSYAVDRLGDVYLTGRLPLSVVNPEDLDRLLGTVLEGADGAFNTLLELGFASAIRREYEWRVSRGEPTYNLDAFKHLTQPS
- the mshA gene encoding D-inositol-3-phosphate glycosyltransferase, yielding MSQYVSRIGGSIGGRLAAARATRHEPPRLRLPAAVGGHRKPRRVAMLSVHTSPLHQPGTGDAGGMNVYIVELARRLAAINIEVEIFTRATTGGLPPVVELAPGVLVRHVDAGPYEGLAKEELPAQLCAFTHGVMQAWAGHRPGYYDLVHSHYWLSGHVGWLAAERWGVPLVHAMHTMAKVKNAALAEGDTPEPAARVIGETQIVAAADRLIANTAEEADELVRHYEADPSKVAVVHPGVNLDRFTVADGRAAARARLGLPQDAVIPLFAGRIQPLKAPDILLRAVAVLVDQDPSLRRRLFVPVVGGPSGSGLAKPEGLQKLAAKLGITDLVHFHPPVAQDGLADWFRAASVLVMPSYSESFGLVAIEAQATGTPVLAAEVGGLPVAVNDGATGILVPGHDPVDYARELRRFIDEPELTDRMGAQAARHAQFFGWDTAASATADVYTAAMHDHRRRVRSHHG
- a CDS encoding class I SAM-dependent methyltransferase; the protein is MVSRNTPSPSASRSTGRPVGSVTRGTTNPNRLRRMDRWIAATHGAALRRAEAPVAVDLGYGAAPWTAVELLARLREAAPRVRVVGIEIEPARVAGAKPYEREGLSFRHGGFEVPLDGTAGDPVGHAALIRAANVLRQYDEEQVEQVWGRLCARLAPGGLLVEGTCDEIGRRHVWVALGPEGPRTVTFATRLGSLERPSDLAERLPKALIHRNVPGEPVHAFLRDFDRAWAAAAPYASYGARQRWIRTARALAGDWPLADGPGRWRQGELTVRWEALRPVG
- a CDS encoding C40 family peptidase translates to MGAVRQRRGASALVLLCAMAILTAPGLATGTAYAEPAAPAAPAAPAAPEPGAKSLEQVHKEIEGLYHQAGAATEAYNQAEAETKAQSDKIVELANLIVAGQARIDTLKSRAGAAARAQYRSGGLSPGAQLALSEDPGQFLDGAKRLRQGEKATSDMLSELDRTQHDLQRYAADASARWAILEANRVKQEAAKKEIEAKIKAAEELENKLQAEEKARLIQLEQEAQYKAQTAWLSTGAMKDVSGTATDAGQRAVQFATAQIGKPYVWGAVGPGSYDCSGLTSQAWRAAGKGIPRTSQEQLRLLPKVAVKDMRPGDLIIYFDDATHVGMYIGDGAMVHAPRPGRNVTIAGAGSMPIKAVVRPDA
- a CDS encoding PP2C family protein-serine/threonine phosphatase, with translation MPVPVPRQRDTPATESGQAVLNGAAAPAAAPAATGVAQATPHTTPHTTPLTLLVIEDDPAGGLTVPEILDADGHRIRLRSARNLVEAERLLTPDVHCILLDLSLPETGTRAPAANGAATVAVDRLTTLRQVLRLAPRHAVLVLTSEADAERAAEAVRVGAQDFLFRDELDGRLLSRAIRYAVERKRADIAQYKLAESKLRAQENARLERGLLPTPLLEGSDLRFAARYRPGRSRALLGGDFYDTVRTPDGTVHAMIGDVCGHGPDEAALGVELRIAWRALTLAGLCGDDLLATLQEVLEVERPCEEIFATLCTVDISPDGRRAGLCLAGHPAPLISRPGRPARLLPYENSGPALGLLPRARWPRRQVELGGTWSLMLYTDGLIEGKIGEGKERLGQDGMVEMINRHLDRGLSGEGLLEASVTEARRLNGGELTDDVAVVLLSRAEG
- a CDS encoding DUF2516 family protein, which produces MLMNGFDNGVLPLLGFAMLVLAVVAFVVALTAREDAYRAAGKQTKTFWLVILGITVVVDAFLGMLFLQIAGLVATIVFFVDVRPALKQVSGGGRRSGGSSSDGPYGPYNGGR